Proteins from one Deltaproteobacteria bacterium genomic window:
- a CDS encoding class I SAM-dependent methyltransferase, which translates to MAESHHHFLPAAGAHWLLPLYDPLTRLLGAPSALRRLLEQAELAPGQRVLDLGCGTGALALEARRAQPGCEIVGLDPDAKALARARAKAARAGLHIAFEQGFGDALPFADASFDRALSSFMFHHLPLEQKPAVLRELLRVLRPGGRLHLLDFGGPSHALTAQMRDAGFARAETVEQRRFWIASLVYVRAECPGSASSA; encoded by the coding sequence ATGGCCGAGTCACATCACCACTTCCTTCCCGCCGCCGGCGCTCACTGGCTTCTGCCGCTCTACGATCCGCTCACGCGGCTGCTCGGCGCGCCCTCCGCGCTGCGAAGGCTGCTCGAGCAGGCCGAGCTCGCGCCCGGCCAGCGGGTGCTCGACCTCGGCTGCGGCACGGGGGCGCTCGCGCTCGAGGCCAGGCGCGCGCAGCCCGGCTGCGAGATCGTCGGCCTCGATCCCGACGCGAAGGCGCTCGCGCGTGCGCGCGCCAAGGCCGCGCGCGCCGGGCTCCACATCGCGTTCGAGCAGGGCTTCGGCGACGCGCTGCCGTTCGCCGACGCCAGCTTCGACCGCGCGCTCTCCTCCTTCATGTTCCACCACTTGCCGCTCGAGCAGAAGCCCGCGGTGCTGCGCGAGCTGCTGCGCGTGCTCCGGCCGGGCGGGCGCCTGCACCTGCTCGATTTCGGCGGCCCGAGCCACGCGCTCACCGCGCAGATGCGCGACGCCGGCTTCGCCCGGGCCGAGACGGTCGAGCAGCGCCGCTTCTGGATCGCCAGCCTGGTCTACGTCCGGGCGGAGTGCCCCGGAAGCGCGAGCTCCGCGTAA